The Candida albicans SC5314 chromosome 5, complete sequence genome includes a region encoding these proteins:
- the FET33 gene encoding putative oxidoreductase (Putative multicopper ferro-O2-oxidoreductase; repressed in core caspofungin response; fails to complement S. cerevisiae fet3 iron-related phenotypes; rat catheter and Spider biofilm induced), translated as MIFNQFILWLISIPLILASGTIHRFDWNVSYVMANPDGIHPRRMIGINNQWPNPTIRSKKNDRVIINLTNELPDKNVSLHFHGLFQRGYNDQDGPAFVTQCPISPGVTFTYDFNVTDQSGTYWYHSHMGSQYGDGLRGLFIIEYDNDDEYNKEFPYEYDEDVTLSVGDHYHLESPEIVKNFMTRFNPTGAEPIPQNGLFNETKNVTWQVNPDTTYLLRIVNMGLFTSHYVYIEDHTFTIVEVDGVVVEPYETDSLYVAVAQRYVVLMKTKKSADKNFRFVNVLDQDMLDFLPSDLQIVSTNWIVYDKSLELPPALPFNQFHKTIKSLVGFDDFDLRPLRKVNLLDEPDYTIQVNLTMEVLGDGVTYAMFNGKTFRPPKVPSLYTVLSTHGNTNLTTNELIYGTNTNSFVLQGDEVVEIILNNMDPGKHPFHLHGHNFQVISRFDTDDEDNQLVFDPTNETYTNYPEFPMVRDTVEVGPNGFIVLRFKADNPGVWFFHCHVDWHLEQGLAILLVEDPLELLSSNTTIPQNHIDACNAIGMPIKGNAAGNDIDLLDLYGENIQPNPLPAGFTNKGYLAITCCTLIAIYGLWSIYNYGMEDISKDNAEDVIEKLYKILDDYDK; from the coding sequence ATGATATTCAACCAATTTATACTATGGCTAATTTCAATACCTTTAATATTAGCTTCAGGAACCATTCATCGATTTGATTGGAATGTTAGTTATGTAATGGCTAATCCTGATGGTATTCATCCTCGAAGAATGATTGgaattaataatcaatgGCCTAATCCAACTATTCGTAGTAAGAAAAATGACCGAGtgattattaatttaactAATGAATTACCTGATAAAAATGTATCTTTACATTTCCATGGATTATTTCAACGTGGATATAATGATCAAGATGGTCCAGCATTTGTAACACAATGTCCTATTTCACCAGGGGTGACATTCACTTATGATTTTAATGTTACGGATCAATCAGGCACTTATTGGTATCATTCCCATATGGGATCCCAATATGGTGATGGATTAAGAGGGTTGTTCATTATTGAATacgataatgatgatgaatataATAAAGAATTCCCTTATGAATACGATGAAGATGTGACTTTAAGTGTGGGAgatcattatcatttggAATCACCagaaattgttaaaaattttatgaCAAGATTTAATCCCACTGGTGCTGAACCTATACCACAAAATGgattatttaatgaaacGAAAAATGTAACTTGGCAAGTGAATCCCGATACTACTTATTTATTACGTATAGTAAACATGGGATTATTTACATCGCATTATGTTTATATTGAAGATCATACATTCACTATTGTTGAAGTCGATGGTGTGGTGGTCGAACCATACGAAACCGATTCATTATATGTTGCCGTTGCACAAAGATATGTTGTTTTgatgaaaacaaagaaaagtgCTGATAAAAATTTCCGATTTGTCAATGTATTAGATCAAGATATGTTAGATTTCTTGCCACTGGATTTACAAATTGTCTCGACCAATTGGATAGTTTATGATAAATCATTAGAGTTGCCACCGGCATTACCATTTAATCAGTTtcacaaaacaataaaatcacTTGTGGggtttgatgattttgatttacgACCATTGCGTAAAGTCAATCTCTTGGATGAACCAGATTATACTATACAAGTGAACTTAACTATGGAAGTGTTAGGTGATGGTGTAACTTATGCAATGTTTAATGGTAAAACATTTAGACCACCTAAAGTCCCCTCGTTGTACACTGTTTTATCTACCCATGGTAACACTAATTTAACAAccaatgaattgatttacGGTACTAATAcaaattcatttgttttacAAGGAGATGAAGTTGTTGagataattttaaataatatgGATCCAGGTAAACATCCATTTCATTTACATGGACACAATTTTCAAGTCATTTCTAGATTTGAtactgatgatgaagataatcAATTAGTATTTGATCCTACAAATGAAACATACACAAATTATCCTGAATTCCCTATGGTTAGAGATACAGTTGAAGTAGGACCTAATGGATTTATTGTTCTTCGATTTAAAGCAGATAATCCAGGGGTGTGGTTTTTCCATTGTCATGTTGATTGGCATTTAGAACAAGGTTTAGcaatattattagttgAAGATCCCTTGGAATTGCTTTCTTCAAATACAACGATTCCTCAAAATCATATTGATGCTTGTAATGCCATAGGTATGCCAATTAAGGGGAATGCTGCTGgtaatgatattgatcTATTAGATTTATATGGTGAAAACATTCAACCAAATCCTTTACCAGCTGGATTCACTAATAAAGGTTATTTGGCAATTACATGTTGTACATTAATTGCAATCTACGGATTATGgtcaatttataattatggTATGGAAGATATTAGTAAAGATAATGCTGAAGATgtgattgaaaaattatataaaatattgGACGATTATGATAAATAG
- the SEC14 gene encoding phosphatidylinositol/phosphatidylcholine transfer protein (Essential protein; functional homolog of S. cerevisiae Sec14p, a Golgi phosphatidylinositol/phosphatidylcholine transfer protein that regulates choline-phosphate cytidyltransferase and thereby affects secretion; biofilm-regulated) produces MTTMTTEEILASYPQITAPTDQTGYTSNLTPEQKTTLDIFRQQLTELGYKDRLDDASLLRFLRARKFDIQKAIDMFVACEKWREDFGVNTILKDFHYEEKPIVAKMYPTYYHKTDKDGRPVYFEELGKVDLVKMLKITTQERMLKNLVWEYEAMCQYRLPACSRKAGYLVETSCTVLDLSGISVTSAYNVIGYVREASKIGQDYYPERMGKFYLINAPFGFSTAFKLFKPFLDPVTVSKIHILGYSYKKELLKQIPPQNLPVKFGGMSDVSDDDLLLKDVGPWRDPEFIGPEGECPRAYNI; encoded by the coding sequence ATGACTACGATGACTACTGAAGAAATATTGGCTTCTTATCCACAAATCACCGCTCCAACCGATCAAACAGGTTACACATCAAATTTAACACCTGAACAAAAAACCACTTTAGATATATTCAGACAACAATTAACTGAATTGGGTTATAAAGACAGATTAGATGATGCATCACTTTTAAGATTTCTTAGAGCAagaaaatttgatattCAAAAAGCTATTGATATGTTTGTAGCTTGTGAAAAATGGAGAGAAGATTTTGGTGTTAATACCATTTTAAAAGATTTCCATTATGAAGAAAAACCCATTGTTGCTAAAATGTATCCAACTTATTATCATAAAACTGATAAAGATGGTCGTCCAGtttattttgaagaattgggtaaagttgatttagtgaaaatgttgaaaatcACTACTCAAGAACGTATGCTTAAAAACTTGGTATGGGAATATGAAGCCATGTGTCAATATCGTTTACCTGCATGTTCAAGAAAAGCTGGTTATTTAGTGGAAACTTCTTGTACTGTGTTAGATTTACTGGGTATTAGTGTGACTTCAGCTTATAATGTCATTGGTTATGTTAGAGAAGCTTCAAAAATTGGTCAAGATTATTATCCAGAAAGAATGGgtaaattttatttgattaatgCTCCATTTGGGTTTTCTACTgcatttaaattatttaaaccATTTTTGGATCCAGTGACTGTTTCTAAAATTCATATTTTAGGTTATAGttataaaaaagaattattgaaacaaatcCCACCTCAAAATTTACCAGTCAAATTTGGTGGTATGTCAGATGTTTCTGATGAcgatttattattaaaagatgTTGGTCCTTGGAGAGATCCAGAATTCATTGGTCCAGAAGGTGAATGTCCTAGAGCTTATAACATTTAA
- the MET14 gene encoding adenylyl-sulfate kinase (Putative adenylylsulfate kinase; predicted role in sulfur metabolism; possibly adherence-induced; protein present in exponential and stationary growth phase yeast; F-12/CO2 biofilm induced), producing the protein MATNITWHANLTHQERAELRKQKGVTVWLTGLSASGKSTIACALEQSILARGLNSYRLDGDNIRFGLNKDLGFSEADRNENIRRISEVAKLFSDSCCITVTSFISPYRADRRLARELHEKDNLPFVEVYIDVPLEVAEQRDPKGLYKKAREGIIKEFTGISAPYEAPEKAEIHVKNHSGLSVEQAAEQIIDYLLEKGYIN; encoded by the coding sequence ATGGCAACTAATATCACTTGGCATGCAAACTTGACTCACCAAGAACGTGCTGAAttaagaaaacaaaaagggGTTACTGTGTGGTTGACTGGTTTATCAGCTAGTGGTAAATCAACTATTGCTTGTGCATTagaacaatcaattttagCCAGAGGATTAAATTCATATAGATTAGATGGTGATAATATTAGATTTGGATTGAATAAAGATTTAGGATTTAGTGAAGCTGatagaaatgaaaatattagAAGAATTTCTGAAGTTGCCAAATTATTCAGTGATTCATGTTGTATCACTGTCACTTCATTTATTAGTCCCTATAGAGCTGATAGAAGATTAGCTAGAGAATTGCatgaaaaagataatttaCCATTCGTCGAAGTATATATTGATGTTCCATTGGAAGTTGCTGAACAAAGAGATCCAAAAGGATTATATAAAAAGGCAAGAGAAGGTATCATTAAGGAATTCACCGGTATTAGTGCTCCTTATGAAGCTCCCGAAAAGGCAGAAATACACGTTAAGAACCATTCAGGACTTTCTGTTGAACAAGCTGCTGAACAAATTATAGATTATCTTTTAGAAAAAGgttatataaattaa
- the KRE62 gene encoding Kre62p (Putative subunit of glucan synthase; macrophage-induced gene; Bcr1-regulated in a/a RPMI biofilms) gives MSSDSSNISGLISSSSTSNDNDNDTTTTTTAPVINEESGSSTSGLQQNFTIKSHSRYFSPQRNITTKKFNYLDNPFYYMDKEFESHHHGQQDEDPSYVTSRNGQINNNNTTGDGNSSKKKKKSGGKWQWQWQWQWRFKRIDLKKSFRFIIAIVTILVIFVLAIIFAIMSSFIINNPIRNGDKIEKLTNINYAQLKSIRTNLIDPDTPTEFYNLNKTNETEVIGENGDWILVFSDEFELDGRTFHEGDDQFFTAVELYYGATHDLEYYLPQMITTNNSNLEILFDKFNYSSGLEYVSGMLQTWNKLCFNKHVKIEIKAKLPYEIKNGLWPAIWSLGNLARPGFLATTDGIWPYTYNECDLGILPNQSTLNEEMSYLPGQRLSKCVCQGGDHPNHGTGRGAPEIDIIEGLFQYDKFWGVQTLQVAPFDEWWRPDYDYVEIIDDNVTIIREDIGTVYQESISLGTLIDDEFPFQIFTMEYKSDSNTNNNSYIKFSINDITTFVINGSALHPNEFIGWREITKEPMSIILNMGLSYMWNPRVNIDELKLPAKFLIDYIRIYQPNNMIEMTCDPIDYPTDEYIRSHSIAYENPNLTSWYQAGFDFPKNSLSHQCKIPWSATNGRVTT, from the coding sequence ATGAGTAGTGATTCAAGTAATATATCAGGATtaatatcttcttcatcaacttctaatgataatgataatgatacaactacaactacaacagCCCCCGTGATTAATGAAGAATCAGGATCTTCAACTAGTGGATTACAACAAAATTTCACCATTAAATCACATTCACGATATTTTTCTCCTCAACGGAATataacaaccaaaaaatttaattatttagaTAATCCATTTTATTATATGgataaagaatttgaacTGCACCACCACGGCCAACAAGATGAAGATCCGAGTTATGTAACTTCAAGAAATGgacaaatcaataataataacacgACTGGTGATGGAAACAGCagtaaaaagaaaaagaagtcTGGTGGGAAATGGCAATGGCAATGGCAATGGCAATGGAGATTTAAACgtattgatttgaaaaaaagtttCCGATTTATTATTGCTATTGTAACAATATTAGTAATATTTGTATTAGCAATCATTTTTGCTATTATGAGTAGTtttataattaataatcCAATTAGAAATggtgataaaattgaaaaattgacaaatataaattatgctcaattgaaatcaattcgaactaatttgattgatcCCGATACTCCTACAGAATTCTacaatttaaacaaaaCTAATGAGACTGAAGTTATTGGTGAGAATGGTGATTGGATATTGGTATTTtctgatgaatttgaactTGATGGTAGAACATTTCATGAAGGTgatgatcaatttttcactgCGGTGGAACTTTATTATGGTGCAACTCATGATTTAGAATATTATTTACCACAAATGATCACAACAAATAATAGTAATTTagaaattttatttgataaatttaattattctTCAGGATTAGAATATGTTTCCGGGATGTTACAAACTTGGAATAAATTATGTTTTAATAAACAtgttaaaattgaaattaaagcTAAATTACCttatgaaattaaaaatgggTTATGGCCAGCAATTTGGTCATTAGGAAATTTAGCTCGGCCAGGGTTTTTAGCCACTACAGATGGTATTTGGCCTTATACTTATAATGAATGTGATTTAGGTATATTACCTAATCAATCAACCTTAAATGAAGAAATGTCTTATTTACCAGGTCAAAGATTAAGTAAATGTGTTTGTCAGGGGGGAGATCATCCTAATCATGGAACTGGTCGTGGTGCCCCtgaaattgatataattgaaggattatttcaatatgataaattttgGGGGGTACAAACATTACAAGTGGCTCCATTTGATGAATGGTGGAGACCAGATTATGATTATGTAGAAATTATAGATGATAATGTCACTATAATAAGAGAAGATATAGGTACAGTTTATcaagaatcaatttctttaggaacattaattgatgatgaatttccatttcaaattttcaccATGGAATATAAAAGTGATAGCAacacaaacaacaatagttATATAAAATTCtcaattaatgatattaCAACATTTGTTATAAATGGATCAGCTTTACATCCTAATGAATTTATAGGATGGAGAGAAATTACTAAAGAACCAATgtcaataattttaaatatgGGATTATCTTATATGTGGAATCCAAGGGTAAATAtcgatgaattgaaattgccagcaaaatttttaattgattatataaGAATTTATCAACCTAATAATATGATTGAAATGACTTGTGATCCAATAGATTATCCTACTGATGAATATATTCGATCTCATTCAATTGCTTAtgaaaatccaaatttaacttcttggtaTCAAGCAGGATTTGATTTCCCCAAAAATTCTTTATCGCATCAATGTAAAATTCCTTGGAGTGCTACCAATGGGAGAGTCACTACCtag
- the VPS2 gene encoding ESCRT-III subunit protein (Ortholog(s) have role in intralumenal vesicle formation, protein retention in Golgi apparatus, protein targeting to vacuole involved in ubiquitin-dependent protein catabolic process via the multivesicular body sorting pathway) yields MSQLFEWAFGKKLTPQERLRKNQRALEKTQRELSREITKLQQQEKKLISDIKKSAKSGQISSAKIQAKDLIRTKSYVSKFTSMKTQLQAISLRIQSVRSNQQMAMSMRDATRVLGGMNRSMNLPQLSRIAQEFAKESDMMDQKQEFMDDAIDDAMAMDEDELGEEEQVDEILSKVLDEIGVDLNTTLKDTPTGINAGNIEQADRARVAEAVGANGASSHDADEDDLQARLDSLKK; encoded by the coding sequence ATGTCacaattatttgaatgGGCATTTGGTAAGAAGTTAACACCACAAGAAAGACTTCGGAAAAACCAACGTGCTCTTGAAAAGACTCAACGAGAATTATCACGAGAAATAACTAAgcttcaacaacaagaaaagaaattgatatcAGATATTAAGAAATCAGCCAAACTGGGACAAATATCAAGTGCCAAAATCCAAGCTAAAGATTTAATTAGAACAAAATCATATGTATCAAAATTCACATCGATGAAAACTCAATTACAAGCCATTTCATTGCGAATTCAAAGTGTTCGATCGAATCAACAAATGGCCATGTCGATGAGAGATGCCACTAGAGTATTAGGAGGGATGAATCGATCAATGAATTTACCACAATTATCAAGAATAGCTCAAGAATTTGCTAAAGAAAGTGACATGATGGATCAGAAGCAAGAATTTATGGATGATGCCATTGATGATGCCATGGCCAtggatgaagatgaattgggtgaagaagaacaagttGATGAGATATTAAGTAAAGTATTGGATGAAATTGGTGTTGATTTAAATACTACTTTGAAAGATACCCCAACTGGTATAAATGCAGGGAATATTGAACAAGCTGATAGGGCAAGAGTGGCTGAAGCTGTGGGTGCAAATGGTGCCAGTTCTCATGATGCTGATGAAGACGATTTACAAGCGCGATTAGatagtttgaaaaaataa
- the IFG3 gene encoding Ifg3p (Putative D-amino acid oxidase; Spider biofilm induced) — protein MTKYVIVGAGVVGLYTGFSLLEKGVAANEITVIAEYLPGDESINYTSPYAGGNFSCITGDDPQTLQYDKYTYLNLPKIQKAIGGKTQGLDRYPSTEYWDEKPSQTKIESLESYLQDYKEVIDESLPSGSKFGIKFLAWNFNCPKFLFNLQQYLQSQGVKFIRKKLTHIVQAYFSESTKIVFNCTGIGARSIGGVEDKNVYPGRGQVVVIKAPHIMENVLSWGDREPTYIIKRPYSNDQLILGGYFQKDDWTAATLKEQTQDILQRTTSLFPKILKENPNGNKIEDLEILRVAAGLRPCRYGGARIEKEVVESGKILIHNYGASGYGYQAGYGMANKATDLALGKSKL, from the exons ATGACTAAATACGTAATTGTTGG TGCCGGTGTAGTTGGATTATATACGGGGTTCAGTTTACTTGAAAAAGGTGTTGCTGCTAATGAAATCACGGTAATTGCTGAATATTTACCTGGTGATGAATCGATTAATTATACTTCACCTTATGCTGGAggaaatttttcttgtatcACGGGTGATGATCCCCAAACTTTACAATATGATAAGTATActtatttaaatttaccGAAAATTCAAAAAGCCATTGGTGGTAAAACTCAAGGATTAGATAGATATCCATCTACAGAATATTGGGATGAAAAACCTTCACAAactaaaattgaatcattagAAAGTTATTTACAAGATTATAAAGAAGTCATTGATGAATCATTACCATCAGGATCGAAATTTGGTATCAAATTTTTAGCATGGAATTTCAATTGTCCtaaatttttattcaacTTGCAACAATATTTACAATCTCAGGGGGTTAAATTCATTCGTAAGAAATTGACACATATTGTTCAAGCTTATTTCAGTGAATCAACgaaaattgttttcaattgtacTGGAATTGGCGCTAGATCAATTGGTGGTGTTGAAGATAAAAATGTTTATCCTGGTAGAGGACAAGTAGTAGTTATTAAAGCTCCTCATATAATGGAGAATGTTCTAAGTTGGGGTGATAGAGAGCCAACTTATATTATTAAGCGTCCTTATTCAAATGATCAATTGATCTTGGGGggttattttcaaaaagatGATTGGACAGCAGCAACTTTAAAAGAACAAACTCAAGATATTTTACAAAGAACCACTAGTTTATTTCCaaagattttgaaagaaaaccCCAATggaaataaaattgaagatttggaaattttaAGAGTAGCTGCTGGATTAAGACCTTGTAGATATGGAGGTGccagaattgaaaaagaagtgGTAGAACTGGGTAAGATTTTGATTCATAATTATGGTGCCTCAGGTTATGGATATCAAGCTGGTTATGGTATGGCTAATAAGGCAACAGACTTGGCATTAGGTAAAAGTAAATTGTAA